From a single Nicotiana tomentosiformis chromosome 2, ASM39032v3, whole genome shotgun sequence genomic region:
- the LOC104099496 gene encoding NADH--cytochrome b5 reductase 1, which translates to MEFLERPEAQLIVGVAVAVVAAGATAYFYFSSKKSKVCLDPEEFKEFKLVKRTQLSHNVAKFKFELPTPTSVLGLPIGQHISCRGKDSQGEEVVKPYTPTTLDSDIGHFELVIKMYPQGRMSHHFREMRVGDYMAVKGPKGRFKYQPGQVRAFGMLAGGSGITPMFQVARAILENPTDKTKVHLIYANVTYEDILLKEELEGLAANYPDRFKAYYVLNQPPEVWSGGVGFVSEEMIQTHCPAPAADIKILRCGPPPMNKAMAAHLEALGYAPEMQFQF; encoded by the exons ATGGAGTTTCTGGAAAGACCTGAAGCTCAATTGATTGTTGGggttgctgttgctgttgttgctgctgGTGCTACTGCCTATTTTTACTTCTCTTCTAAGAAGTCTAAAG TATGTTTAGATCCTGAAGAATTCAAGGAATTTAAGCTTGTTAAGCGCACACAACTTAGCCATAATGTGGCAAAATTCAAATTTGAACTTCCAACACCCACTTCTGTGTTGGGCCTACCCATTGGACAACACATTAGTTGCAG GGGCAAAGATAGTCAAGGTGAAGAGGTTGTTAAACCATACACGCCAACTACTTTGGACTCTGACATTGGACATTTTGAATTAGTTATAAAG ATGTATCCCCAAGGAAGGATGTCTCATCATTTCCGGGAAATGCGTGTTGGTGATTATATGGCAGTGAAGGGACCCAAG GGCCGTTTCAAGTACCAGCCTGGCCAAGTAAGAGCATTTGGTATGCTTGCCGGAGGCTCTGGCATTACCCCAATGTTCCAG GTTGCTAGGGCTATTCTTGAAAATCCTACGGACAAGACGAAGGTGCACCTAATATATGCTAATGTTACTTATGAAGATATTCTTCTAAAG GAAGAGTTGGAGGGCCTTGCTGCTAACTATCCTGACCGTTTCAAAGCTTATTACGTTTTGAATCAG CCTCCAGAAGTATGGAGTGGTGGTGTTGGATTTGTTTCCGAGGAAATGATCCAGACTCATTGCCCTGCACCTGCAGCTGACATTAAG ATACTGAGGTGTGGTCCACCACCGATGAACAAAGCTATGGCTGCTCATCTTGAAGCCCTTGGATATGCCCCGGAGATGCAATTCCAATTCTAg
- the LOC104099489 gene encoding probable lysophospholipase BODYGUARD 4 encodes MLKISASFSRKCLQNFKETLISSTSAVVFLFLDFVDVVFCVFFRLIDEFLEGKRSQCYCFIEKEEEKSVTTDIDGENELSETLYKRRNVFREMGFLRNCSRKKEWRKVNENVRWSDCGCKNCVSWMSNEAELKLHVVIKEPDRASLQDFKGKKAENIVFLHGFISSSSFWTETVFPNLSEDAKQKYRLFAVDLLGFGKSPKPNNCLYTLKDHIEMIERSVIHPFELNSFHLVAHSMGCVLALALAAKFPNSVKSITLIAPPYFTSAKEDASLIALNRLAERRLWPPLLFGSSIMSWYEHLGRCVCYIICKNHRMWEGILKLLTWNRNLHFMAIDLTRHTHHSAWHTMHNVICGGAKFMDKYLETLSIAKVKINVTQGSRDQVVPLECSNNVKMKVPNAEVKIVANADHSSVVIGREKDLCNDLEKFWVSINKREDEDMHIRNGNLT; translated from the exons atgCTCAAAATCTCTGCTTCTTTCTCACGAAAATGTCTACAAAATTTCAAGGAAACTCTTATTTCATCAACGAGTGCAGTTGTTTTCTTATTCCTTGACTTCGTCGACGTTGTTTTTTGCGTATTCTTCAGATTGATAGATGAATTCTTGGAAGGTAAAAGGTCACAATGTTACTGTTTcatagaaaaagaagaagaaaaaagtgtTACTACTGATATTGATGGAGAGAATGAATTGTCAGAGACTCTTTATAAACGGAGAAATGTATTTAGGGAAATGGGATTTCTCAGAAATTGTAGTAGGAAGAAAGAATGGAGAAAAGTAAACGAAAATGTGAGATGGTCTGATTGTGGTTGTAAAAATTGTGTTTCATGGATGAGTAATGAAGCAGAATTGAAGCTTCATGTTGTTATCAAAGAACCAGACCGAG CTAGCTTACAGGATTTCAAAGGCAAGAAGGcagaaaatatagtatttttacATGGTTTTATCTCATCTTCCTCATTCTGGACAGAAACAGTTTTCCCAAATCTCTCTGAAGATGCAAAGCAGAAATACAGATTGTTTGCAGTTGACTTATTGGGGTTTGGAAAAAGTCCAAAACCAAACAATTGCTTGTACACACTTAAAGATCATATAGAAATGATTGAAAGATCAGTGATTCATCCATTTGAGTTGAATTCATTTCATTTAGTTGCACATTCAATGGGCTGTGTGCTAGCATTAGCATTAGCTGCAAAATTTCCTAACTCAGTCAAATCAATCACCTTAATAGCTCCG CCTTATTTCACTTCAGCAAAGGAGGATGCTAGTTTAATAGCACTTAACAGACTTGCAGAGAGACGATTGTGGCCACCTTTGTTATTTGGTTCATCAATTATGTCTTGGTATGAACACTTGGGCAGATGTGTATGTTACATCATCTGCAAAAACCACAGAATGTGGGAAGGAATTCTGAAGTTACTAACTTGGAATAG GAACCTACATTTTATGGCAATTGACTTGACAAGGCACACTCATCATTCAGCTTGGCATACTATGCATAATGTGATATGTGGGGGAGCAAAATTTATGGATAAATATTTGGAAACTCTAAGTATAGCCAAAGTGAAAATCAATGTTACACAGGGTAGTAGGGATCAAGTAGTGCCATTGGAATGCAGTAACAATGTAAAGATGAAAGTGCCAAATGCAGAGGTAAAAATAGTTGCAAATGCAGATCATAGTTCTGTAGTCATAGGTAGAGAAAAAGATTTATGTAATGATTTAGAGAAGTTTTGGGTGTCAATCAACAAGAGGGAAGATGAGGATATGCATATCAGAAATGGGAATTTAACTTAG
- the LOC138904344 gene encoding uncharacterized protein — protein MGVKSKGAFQRLKKLIKRHKVTCIALHEPFVDKTKLNHYRSKLGFPNAIANSNGKIWIFWDNDYTCNVISNKKQQITMEVNHSMMQIPFWITIVYAKTNTRRRKNLWKSINNTSNHINGPWSIEGDFNVIMDANEKKGGRIHRLSKIMDFIKCMKDCDMADAGYTVATVTHLPRTWSDHSVLLYQYTKSDPPLIKYFRFLNFWLDQPDFDHVVKDCWETQVQGNVMYTLRQKLKKLTHCLGKWSKESIDNVFDKVEEREKKVKDLEIKYEQDDCASNRINLYLAYAQQIKWMNMQDSILRQKANIKWEEESDSNSKYFHSVIRQKRKRSFLHIIKNEHGQWIQGNEKIVECAISHFNNLFSQTYQNNDMDFLKRIDSTITWEDNLALLQLPSDFQ, from the exons ATGGGTGTCAAGTCTAAGGGAGCTTTCCAAAGACTTAAAAAGCTTATCAAGAGACACAAGGTTACCTGTATTGCTCTTCATGAACCTTTTGTAGACAAAACAAAGTTGAATCATTACAGAAGTAAACTTGGCTTTCCAAATGCGATTGCAAATAGTAATGGGAAAATCTGGATTTTCTGGGATAATGATTACACCTGCAATGTCATTAGCAACAAAAAACAACAGATTACTATGGAAGTCAATCACAGTATGATGCAGATTCCTTTCTGGATTACTATTGTGTATGCAAAAACCAatacaagaagaagaaagaaccTTTGGAAATCTATCAACAATACGAGTAACCATATCAATGGACCATGGTCTATTGAAGGTGATTTCAATGTGATCATGGATGCTAATGAGAAAAAAGGTGGCAGAATTCATAGACTTAGTAAGATTATGGATTTTATCAAATGTATGAAAGATTGTGATATGGCAGATGCTGGCTACACAG TGGCTACTGTCACACACTTGCCCAGAACATGGTCTGATCATAGTGTTCTGCTTTATCAGTACACCAAGTCTGATCCTCCTCTTATCAAGTACTTTAGATTCTTAAATTTCTGGCTGGATCAACCTGATTTCGATCATGTTGTTAAAGATTGCTGGGAAACTCAAGTACAAGGCAATGTTATGTATACTCTACGTCAGAAACTCAAAAAACTCACTCATTGTCTTGGCAAATGGTCTAAAGAAAGTATTGACAATGTATTTGACAAGGTAGAAGAACGTGAGAAGAAGGTTAAAGATCTAGAGATTAAATATGAGCAAGATGACTGTGCCAGTAATAGGATCAATCTTTATTTAGCATATGCTCAACAAATCAAGTGGATGAATATGCAAGATTCTATTCTTAGACAGAAAGCCAACATCAAATGGGAAGAAGAAAGTGATAGCAACTCCAAATATTTTCATAGCGTCATCAGACAGAAGAGGAAAAGATCTTTTCTGCACATAATCAAAAATGAGCATGGTCAATGGATTCAAGGGAATGAGAAAATTGTAGAATGTGCTATCTCACATTTCAATAACCTTTTTTCACAAACTTATCAGAATAATGACATGGATTTTCTCAAAAGGATTGACAGTACCATCACTTGGGAGGACAATCTAGCTCTTCTACAACTTCCTTCTGACTTCCAATGA